Proteins encoded together in one Carassius auratus strain Wakin chromosome 32, ASM336829v1, whole genome shotgun sequence window:
- the LOC113052065 gene encoding mucin-12-like isoform X2, which yields MEINEKFTDDHTNPSSDAYQDFLKRFNETVVNSYEKEIPNFLRVENIILSAGGPLQRSQRRKRSLPLKETISDTASLKVEHDILLNIENDKNPTDTYENIVKNVAIVLDGIKNKTDSGLVLNKATASETDLNEVCIKALEGIPENFQKYYEAVLLGGKVECVTPCNGNHKNAKICKNSGTCEVSSQGPSCYCPYNDDLWYLGADCSLQVHKIGFYAGLGSVAAIAVLTVAFLTAYLIINKRTVKRNKDIKQELVKEWLEDDFEWPPQKKTSYTADRYDNPVYSPGGRHTQDSFGNYKPYFSANQSYTQNFSPEPSIDLRYIQRDQFMKMDRPQIRSSFET from the exons atggaaataaatgaaaaatttacaGATGACCATACAAACCCATCATCAGATGCATAtcaagattttttaaaaagattcaaTGAAACA GTGGTAAACTCTTATGAAAAAGAAATACCCAATTTTTTGCGTGTGGAGAACATAATTCTAAG TGCTGGTGGACCATTACAACGTAgtcaaagaagaaaaagaagcttGCCTTTGAAGGAAACTATAAG tgATACGGCTAGTCTGAAAGTTGAGCACGATATCCTTCTTAAcattgaaaatgacaaaaaccccACAGATACTTATGAAAACATTGTCAAGAATGTGGCAATTGTTCTTGAtggcataaaaaacaaaacag aCTCAGgattggttttaaataaagccaCTGCATCAGAGACTGATCTCAATG AGGTGTGTATCAAGGCACTGGAAGGAATTcctgaaaatttccaaaaatattatgAAGCAGTTCTGCTGGGTGGCAAAGTGGAATGTGTGACTCCATGCAAtggaaatcataaaaatgcaaagatTTGTAAGAACAGCGGCACCTGTGAAGTTTCTTCTCAGGGCCCATCCTGCTA TTGTCCCTATAATGATGACCTCTGGTACTTGGGAGCGGATTGCAGTTTACAGGTGCACAAAATTGGATTTTATGCTGGATTGGGATCAGTGGCAGCCATAGCGGTATTAACTGTAGCATTCCTGACAGCTTATCTAATTATAAACAAACGGACAGTAAAGAG GAACAAGGACATTAAGCAAGAGCTCGTGAAAGAATGGTTAGAGGATGACTTTGAATGGCCACCACAAAAGAAAACATCATACACAG ctGACCGATATGATAACCCAGTATACTCACCAGGAGGCAGACATACACAGGACAGTTTTGGAAACTATAAACCATATTTCTCTGCAAATCAGTCTTACACCCAGAATTTCTCTCCTGAACCTAGTATTGATCTCCGGTATATTCAGAGGGATCAGTTT ATGAAAATGGACAGACCTCAGATCCGTTCATCTTTTGAAACTTAA
- the LOC113052065 gene encoding mucin-3B-like isoform X1 has product MEINEKFTDDHTNPSSDAYQDFLKRFNETVVNSYEKEIPNFLRVENIILSAGGPLQRSQRRKRSLPLKETISDTASLKVEHDILLNIENDKNPTDTYENIVKNVAIVLDGIKNKTDSGLVLNKATASETDLNVKEVCIKALEGIPENFQKYYEAVLLGGKVECVTPCNGNHKNAKICKNSGTCEVSSQGPSCYCPYNDDLWYLGADCSLQVHKIGFYAGLGSVAAIAVLTVAFLTAYLIINKRTVKRNKDIKQELVKEWLEDDFEWPPQKKTSYTADRYDNPVYSPGGRHTQDSFGNYKPYFSANQSYTQNFSPEPSIDLRYIQRDQFMKMDRPQIRSSFET; this is encoded by the exons atggaaataaatgaaaaatttacaGATGACCATACAAACCCATCATCAGATGCATAtcaagattttttaaaaagattcaaTGAAACA GTGGTAAACTCTTATGAAAAAGAAATACCCAATTTTTTGCGTGTGGAGAACATAATTCTAAG TGCTGGTGGACCATTACAACGTAgtcaaagaagaaaaagaagcttGCCTTTGAAGGAAACTATAAG tgATACGGCTAGTCTGAAAGTTGAGCACGATATCCTTCTTAAcattgaaaatgacaaaaaccccACAGATACTTATGAAAACATTGTCAAGAATGTGGCAATTGTTCTTGAtggcataaaaaacaaaacag aCTCAGgattggttttaaataaagccaCTGCATCAGAGACTGATCTCAATG TCAAAGAGGTGTGTATCAAGGCACTGGAAGGAATTcctgaaaatttccaaaaatattatgAAGCAGTTCTGCTGGGTGGCAAAGTGGAATGTGTGACTCCATGCAAtggaaatcataaaaatgcaaagatTTGTAAGAACAGCGGCACCTGTGAAGTTTCTTCTCAGGGCCCATCCTGCTA TTGTCCCTATAATGATGACCTCTGGTACTTGGGAGCGGATTGCAGTTTACAGGTGCACAAAATTGGATTTTATGCTGGATTGGGATCAGTGGCAGCCATAGCGGTATTAACTGTAGCATTCCTGACAGCTTATCTAATTATAAACAAACGGACAGTAAAGAG GAACAAGGACATTAAGCAAGAGCTCGTGAAAGAATGGTTAGAGGATGACTTTGAATGGCCACCACAAAAGAAAACATCATACACAG ctGACCGATATGATAACCCAGTATACTCACCAGGAGGCAGACATACACAGGACAGTTTTGGAAACTATAAACCATATTTCTCTGCAAATCAGTCTTACACCCAGAATTTCTCTCCTGAACCTAGTATTGATCTCCGGTATATTCAGAGGGATCAGTTT ATGAAAATGGACAGACCTCAGATCCGTTCATCTTTTGAAACTTAA